The genomic region GGCGGGGCGACACCCTGGTTGAACTGGGCCAGCTCCGCCCACGGGAACGCCGCCTCGACCGTCCAGCCGGCGTCGGTGTCGGCGGGGTCGTTCAGCGTCCCGTCGACGTGCACGGCGGTCCGCAGGCCGGGCAGGTTCGTCGGGTCCACTGCGACGCCGCCGTCGGCGTACGGCTTGGGCAGGGTGAGCTCCCAGATCGTGCCGAGCGGGTTGATCTCGAACTCGTAGTAGTTCTGCCGGTCGCCGTCCGGGTCGAGGAACAGCTCGAAGTTGTTCTCCTCGAACAGCAGCGTGTTGCGCTCGGCCATCGTCGACCAGACGTGCGGCTCCTCCAGCTGCGCGCCGAGGTACAGGTACTCGTCGTCGTACAGCAGCTTGGCCCGGGTCCGCAGCGGCGGCGCCGGCCGGTCGCCGCGGATGTCGACGAAGTCGCTCGTCCAGGCCACGTCGGCCCAGGCGGGATGAGTCAGGGTGCCGTCGATCGGCGGTGGCGTGGTGGTGCGGTGGGCCTTGTAGCGGGGCAGATCAGGCATCGGCGCGCTCCAGCAGTCCGGCGATCAGATGGGCCAGCAGGAACGTAACCGCTGTCAGGGCCGGGACGACCAGCAGGGTCCAGGTGGTGAACAGGTGGTCCGACAGGAACGCCAGTACGACCAGCAGCATGAAGGTTACGCCGAGGAACGCGACCAGCCGGGGATGCGGCATCGCGAGCCGGCTGAGCGTCAGCGAGCCGAGCACGATGGTGACCACGACGGTCAGCACGAGCAGCGGAAAGCCCCAGGCGCCGCAGTTCGAGGTGTCGCGGAACTGCTCACAGCCGCGCTCGCTCAGCCAGACCATGCCGATCGTCACGAACCCGGCCAGCAGCCCGACCACGGCCAGCACCAGCAGCGGCGGCAGCGGCGGCGCGTCGAACCGGCCCTCGTCGGCCCGCTCCGCCGCGGCCTCGTCGGCTTGCTCGAGCATCTCCTCGGGATCCGCCGGCATCGGGCGGGTGACCTCGTCGTCCGCGTCGCCCATGCGCGCAGGCTACCGGCTGGATCAGGTGGCGCCGAGCGCGGTGGCAACCGCGTCCCGGACCGCGGCGTCGGGGGGCGCTGGCAGCCCGCGCTCGGCGGCGAGCTCGGCCAGCGACACCATCGTGACGTCGTGCAGCCCGCAGGTGGTGAACGTGTGAAAGACGTGCATCGCCGGGTCGACGTTGATCGAGAAACCGTGGCTGGTGACGCCGCGGCGGATCCGCATGCCGATCGAGCAGAGCTTGCGGTGGTCCTCGGTCCAGACCCCGACCAGGCTGCTCGCGCCGCGCGGCGTCTCCCGGCGAACCAGCGGGAAGCCGAGCTCGCCCAGGCCCGCGATCAGCCCGTTCTCGACCCAGCGGACGATGTCGACCGGGCCACGCTGGTTCAGGTCGATGACCAGGTAGCCGACCAGTTGGCCGGGCCCGTGGTACGTCGCGAACCCGCCCCGGTCGACGGCCACGGACGGGATCGCCGCGGTCTCGGCCGGCAGGTCGGCGAGCGACGTCCGCGGCCCGTAGGTGATCACCGGCGGATGACTGAGCAGGAACAACCGATCCCCGGCGCTGCCCTCGATCCGCTGCTCCACCCAGGTCGTCATGTCCTTGGCGGCGACCTCGTACTCGACCTCGCCCAGGTCGACCCGCTGCAACGCGCTCACTCGCCCAGCTTAGGCCGGACGTTCAGGGGCGGCAGGCATGACTGAGGGCGGTGACTGGTGAGTCACCGCCCTCTTCTGTCGGGCTGACAGGATTTGAACCTGCGACCTCGTCGTCCCGAACGACGCGCGCTACCAAACTGCGCCACAGCCCGAAGCCGGAGTCAGCTTACATGCGGTCCCGGCTGGGACGAAATCGGGTTATTCGGAGGCCCGGATCCGGGGCACGAGGGTGAGCAGGGTCGCCTCCGGACGGCACGCGAAGCGCACCGGCGCGTACGGCGAGGTGCCCAGTCCGGCCGACACGTGCAGCGCTGCCTGGCGCCCGTCGTGGCCCCAGGTGCTGAGCCCTTTGACCCGCGAGGTGTCCAGGTCGCAGTTGGTCACCAGCGCGCCGTACAGCGGCACCGCGAGCTGCCCGCCGTGCGTGTGCCCGGCCAGGATCAGCGGGTACCCGTCGGCGACGAACGCGTTCAGCACCCGCTGGTACGGCGCGTGCGTGACGCCGATCGACAGGTCGGCCGCCGGGTCCACCTCGCCGGCCACCTCGGCGTACCGGTCGCGCTTGATGTGTGGGTCGTCGGTGCCGGCGAAGTCCAGCCGCAGGCCGTTGACCTTGAGGGTGGCCTTCGCGTTGTTCAGGTCGGTCCAGCCGGCGTCGGTGAACGAAGCGCGCATCTCGTCGAACGGCAGGTCCGGGCCGTGCGGCTTGTGCCGCTGCTTCTGCGGCGGCAGCAGGTAGTTCACCGGGTTCTTGAAGTGCGGCTTCCAGTAGTCGTTGGAGCCGAACACGAACACGCCGGGCAGGTCGAGCAGCGCGCCGTACGCCCGCAGCAGCGGCAGCACCGAGTGCGGCGAGGAGATGTTGTCGCCGGTGTTGACCACCAGGTCGGGCTCCAGCTCGGCCAGCTCGTTGACCCAGCGGATCTTTTTCTCCTGGCTCGGCATCAGGTGCAGGTCGGAGACGTGCAGCACCCTCAGCGGGTCCGCGCCCGGCGGCAGCACCGGCACGGTGAACCGGCGCAGGGTGAACCAGCGCGCCTCGATCGCCGCCGCGTACCCGACGCAGGCGGCGCCGACGGCACCGAGCACGCCCGCGGTCTTCAGGGTCGTCGTGGCCAGCCCGCGGAAACTCATTGCTCCAGCCTGCCACAATCGTGGGCATGTCCAACTCCGAGCTGAAGCAGCGCCTGCACGACGACATGACCGCCGCCCTCAAGGCCCGCGACGAGATCCGCAAGTCGACCCTGCGGATGGCGCTGACGGCCGTGACCAAGGCGGAGGTGGCCGGCAAGGAGGCCCGCGAGCTGTCCGACGCCGAGGTGCTCGACGTGCTCACCTCCGAGGCGAAGAAGCGCCGCGAGTCCGTCACCGCGTACCGCGAGGCCGGCCGTACCGAGCTGGCCGACAAGGAACAGGCCGAGGCGGACATCCTGGCCGAGTACCTGCCGGAGCAGCTCACCGCCGAGCAGATCGCCGCCCTGGTCACCGAAACCATCGCCGCCACCGGCGCCGCCGAGCTCGGCCCGCGCGGCATCGGCAAGGTGATGGGCGCGCTCCAGCCCAAGGTCAAGGGCAAGGCCGACGGCGGCGCCGTCTCCACCGAGGTCAAACGCCAACTCGGCGCCTGACCGCCCTGGCGGCCTTCGGTAGGAGTTCGTCCTGGTCGGCAGCCGCCACAACCGCAAACGAGAGAGGCGCTCCCGGTTCGACCGGGAGCGCCTCTGTCGGCTTGCCGACTATCGGCGCGGGCCGCCGCAGTTCGGGTACTTCGGGTGCCAGGGTGGGCACTGGGGGATGCTCGGGGGAGCGCCCGTGGTCGGGGGGTTCGGCGGAGCGGGACTGTTCGGGGGAACGGGCGGCTGCTCGCCGTTGCCCCTGGAGATGTGCAGGGTGACCATCGAACCCTCGGGGGCGCCGTCGCGCTGGCGCGGAGAAGTGTAGGCGACGGTGCCGGCGGCCTCGGTGGACCTGACCTGCTCGGGAGACACGGTGACCTGGAAGCCGGCCTGCTGCAGCCGGTTGGTGGCGTCCTGAACGTTCATCCCGTTCACGAACGGGAGATCCTTGACGTCACCGCGCACGGTCTTGTCGGTGGGAGCCGCGAAGCGCGTCGGCGGGGTGCCGGCCAGTGCCTTCTGCATCGCGATCTTCCAGATCGGTCCGGCGGTGCCGGAACCGCTCGCGTCCCGAATGTCCTCGCCGTCCAGCGTGTGGCCGCGCATCAGGTCCGTGTACGGCAGGTCGGCGTCGGCGACGACGGCGGCCGCCGCCAGCCGCGACGAGTAACCGGCGTACCAGACGGCCTTGTTGAACTGGATCGTTCCGGTCTTGCCGGCCAGGTCGCTGTTGCCGAACTTCAGGGCCTGACCGGTGCCGGGCGGCTCCATCACCTCGTGCAGCACCCGGTTCACACCGTCGGCGACCGAGGGCTCCAGCGCCTGGTTGCACTCCACGCCCGGCGTGCTGATCGGCTTGCCGCCGAGGCTGGTGATCGAGGTGACGACGAGCGGCTTGCAGTACTTGCCGCGCGCGGCGAACGTCGCGTACGCGTTGCTCAGCATCAACGGGCTGACGTTGTCGATGCCCAGCGTCATCGAGATGACCTGCTGCAGCGGCTGCCCGTTCTGCGCGTCCCTCAGGCCGAGCTTGGCGGCCAGGGTGGCGATCGAGCACAGGCCGACGCGCTGGGACAGTTGCAGGAAGTAGGTGTTGGTCGACGCCTGCGCGGCCTGGATCATCGTCAGGTCGCCCTTGGCCGCCGTCGAGTTCCTCGGGTTGTACTTGGGGTCGCGGGTGGTCCCGGTGCAGGTGGTGAACTTGAGATGTCCCATGGACATCTGGGCCGGCGAGTTGATCCGGTAGTTCAGCGGGATGCCCTTCTGGATCGCCGCGGCGATCGTGAACGCCTTCATCGTCGACCCGATCTGGAAGCCGCCGTAGCCTCCCGCGTAGGTCTTCTCGACGTTGTAGTTGTACGACGTCTCCCGCTTGCTCTTGTCCTGCCCGTACGGCCGGCTCTGGGCCATCGCCTTCACCAGACCGGTGCCGGGCTGCACCATCGTGACCGCCGCGACCGCGGTGTCGGACCGCTTGGTCCGCTCCTTGATCGCCGCCTCGGCCGCGCGCTGGGCCTTGAGGTCCAAGGAGGTCTTGACGGTGATGCCGGCGGTCTTGATGTAGTGCGCGCGAGCCTTCTCGTCCTTGCCCAAGGCCGGGTTGTCCAGCAGCTTGGAGACGACGTACTCGCAGTAGAACGGGTACTTCGAGGCGGCGCAGCCGTTCGGGACCCGCTGGACCTTCTTCGGGTCGTAGACCGGGGTGCGGATCGCGTCGTTGGCCTGCTTGGCGGTGATGATGCTCAGTTCCTGCATCCGGCGCAGGACCAGGTCACGGCGGTCCTTGGCCCGCGCGGCGTTGTTGGTCGGGTCGTAGCCTCTGGGGTTCTTCACCAGACCGGCGAGCAGCGCGGCCTGCGGCAGGGTGAGCTTCGCGGCGGTCGTCGAGAAGTAGTGCCGGGCCGCGGCCTCGACGCCGTACGCGCCGTCGCCGAAGTTCGCCAGGTTCAGGTACTTCTCCAGGATCTCGTCCTTGGAGAACTGCTTCTCCACCGCGACCGCGTAGCGCAGCTCGGCGATCTTGCGCTGGTACGTCGAGGCGGTCGCCCGCTGGTACTCCTCCGGCGTCTTCGCCTTCGCGATCAGGCTCAGCTTCACGTACTGCTGGGTGATGCTCGAACCGCCCTGCTGCACCGAGCCCTCGCTCTGGTTGCGCAGCATCGCGCGCAGCGTGCCCTTCGCGTCCATCGCGCCGTGCTCGTAGAACCGGTCGTCCTCGATGGCGATGATCGCCTTGCGCATGATCGGGTTGATCTGGTCGAGCCTGACCAGGTTGCGGTTCTGCTCGAAGAGGTTCGCGATCAGGGTGCCGTCGGCGGCGACGATCTTGCTTTTCACCGCGAGCGGAGCGGTCTTCAGCTCCTGCGGCAGGTCCTGCAGGGTCTCGTGGGTTTTGTCCGTGCTGTAGTCGGCCAGCCCGACGAAGGGGATTGCGAGCCCGGCCGCCAGGGCGCCGGACAACGCGCTCACCCCGAGGAACAGCACCACCGACTGGACGACGCCTCGATCGTTTTTCTCCCTCACGCGCATGGGGCAAAGCCTACGTGATCGGAGCGGCACGCCGGAGGGCCGAAAGTGATCTACATCACGCCAACCGAAACGTGTTCAGCGGCGTCAGGAACGGTCCCCGGGTCCCGCGTACGCCGGTCCGCCGGGCACCCGGCCGGCGAAAATCATCCGAAAGGAGGACGGCCGGCGGACCCACCGGGACAGGTGGGTCCGCCGGCCGTCAGGGGTTTCCGGCGGGTCCGGCCGACGAGGCCGGCAGCCCGGCCGATCCGCCAGGGGGAGGCGGACCGGCCGGACCGGGTCAGGCGGCGTACTGGTGGGCGTCGACCTGGGCCGGAACCAGGGCCAGGTCGAGCACCTCCCGCACGTCGCTGACCGGGTGGACCGTCAGCTCGGCCAGCACGGAGGCGGGCACGTCCTCCAGGTCCGGCTCGTTGCGCTTCGGGATCAGGATCGTGGTCAGTCCGGCCCGGTGGGCGGCGAGCAGCTTCTGCTTCACCCCACCGATCGGCAGGACGCGGCCGGTCAGCGACACCTCACCGGTCATCGCGACCTCCGAGCGGACCGGCCGTCCGGACAGCAGCGATGCCAGCGCGGTCGTCATCGTGACACCAGCCGACGGCCCGTCCTTCGGGACCGCTCCGGCCGGCACGTGGATGTGCGCGTTGCGCTCGGCCAGGTCGCCGACCGGCAGGCCCAGCTCCGCGCCGTGCGAGCGCAGGTAGGACAGCGCGATCTGCGCCGACTCCTTCATCACGTCGCCGAGCTGACCGGTCAGCGTGACGCCGGTGGCGCCGGTCTCCTTGTCCGCCAGCGACGCCTCGACGAAGAGCACGTCACCACCGGCTCCGGTCACGGCCAGTCCGGTCGCGACGCCCGGCAGCGCGGTCCGCTCGGCCGACTCCGGCGTGAACTTCGGCGAGCCCAGGTAACCCTTGAGGTTCTCGGCCGCGATCGTCACCGAACCGCCGAGGTCCTCGCCGAGCGCCAGCTTCGCCGTCACCTTCCGCAGTACGCGGGAGATGGACCGCTCGAGCTGCCGTACGCCGGCCTCCCGGGTGTACTCGCCGGCCAGCAGGCGCAGCGCCGAGTCCTCGACACTGACCTCCTCGGCCGACAGGCCGGCCCGTTCCAGCTGGCGCGGGAGCAGGTGGTCGCGGGCGATGACAACCTTCTCGTCCTCGGTGTAGCCGTCCAGCTGCACCAGTTCCATCCGGTCCAGCAGCGGCGCCGGGATCGAGTCGAGCACGTTCGCCGTGGCCAGGAAGACCACGTCGGACAGGTCCAGCTCGACCTCGAGGTAGTGGTCCCGGAAGGTGTGGTTCTGGGCCGGGTCGAGGACCTCCAGCAGCGCGGCGGTCGGGTCGCCCCGGTAGTCCGCGCCCACCTTGTCGATCTCGTCCAGCAGCACCACCGGGTTCATCGAACCCGCTTCGGTGATGGCCCGGACGATCCGGCCCGGCAGCGCACCGACGTACGTCCGGCGGTGGCCACGGATCTCGGCCTCGTCCCGGACACCGCCCAGCGCGACCCGGACGAACTTGCGGCCCATCGCACGGGCCACCGACTCGCCCAGCGAGGTCTTACCCACGCCAGGAGGACCGACCAGGGCCAGTACGGCGCCACTGCGGCGTCCGCCGACCACGCCGAGGCCACGGTCCGCGCGGCGGCGCCGTACGGCCAGGTACTCGGTGATGCGCTCCTTGACGTCGTCCAGGCCGGCGTGGTCCGCGTCCAGCACGGCCCGGGCCTCCCGGATGTCGTAGCTGTCCTCGGTCCGCTCGTTCCAGGGCATCTCCAGGACGGTGTCCAGCCAGGTCCGGATCCAGCCGACCTCGGGGGACTGCTCGGCCGTCCGCTCCAGCTTGTCGACCTCGGTCAGCGCGGCCTTGCGGACGTGCTCCGGCAGGTCGGCCGCCTCGACGCGGGCGCGGTAGTCCTCCTCCTCGGAGGCGGTGGAGCCGTCCAGCTCCGCCAGCTCCTTGCGGACGGCGGCCAGCTGCTGGCGAAGCAGGAACTCGCGCTGCTGCTTCTCCATGCCCTCCTGAACGTCCTTCTGGATGGACTCCGACACCTCGAGCTCGGCCAGGTGGTCCTTCACCCAGCCGATCAGCTTGGTCAGCCGCTCGGTGACGTTCGCGTTCTCCAGCAGCTCCAGCTTCTGCGCGTCGCTCAGGTACGACGCGTAGCCGGCCAGGTCGGACAGCTCGGCCGGAGCGTTCACCTGCCGCACCGAGTCGATCACCTGCCACGCGCCACGGCGTTCCAGCACGCTGGTGATCAGGGTCTTGTACTCGCGGGCGAGCTCAGCCGACTGAGCGTCGGTGATCTCGTTCAGCACCGTGGCGCCGACCCAGAGGGCGGCCCCCGGACCGGTGGTACCGGCGCCGATCAGGACCCGGGCGGTGCCCCGGATCACGGCCGCCTGGGCGCCGCCGGGCAGCCGGCCGATCTGCTCGATCTCGCCGAGCGTTCCGGCCTTGGCATATTTCCCGTCCAGCCGCGGCACCAGCAGCACCTGGTCCTGACCGGAGGCCTGCGCCGCGTCGATCGCCGCGCGGGCCTCGGTGTCGGCCAGTCGCACGGGCACGACCATTCCGGGCAGGACCACGACGTCGTCCAGCGGCAGAACAGGAAGATTCAACGTCTCAGTCACGCTGTCACACCCTCACTTGAAGATTGAGTCTGACAGGCTCAACGGCGGGCCCCACCTGGTCATTCCCGGCCCATCCGGCGTTCGCTCACGGCGAAGGCGGGGCCAGCGACTCGGCCAGCCAGTCCGCGAGCGTCTCGGCGTACTCGATGCGTTCGGCAGACCTCAGTGGGGTGAGCAGCCGGTGCCAATTGAGCACCCGGCCCGTTCGAGCGACCCGCAGCGCGAGGTCGCAGTCCGCCACCAGGTGGGCGCGGTCGTACTCCGCGGTCCACGGCTCCAGATAGACGTCCCGCAGCCGGCCGACTTGTGCACTCGTGAACCGCCGATCCCGGCCGACATTGTCGAGGACTCCGACCAGTACGCCGAACGGGTGGCTCACCGAGGCATCACCCCAGTCGAAGAACCGGTACTCGCCGCTCCGGCCGAGCAGCACGTTGTCGTCGTGCAGATCGTCGTGCTGCAGCGACGGGGCAATCCCCCCGGCCGTCAGCTCGGCACACCACCGATTGTGCTCGGCGGCCAGCCCACGAAGCGCAGAGTACTGCGCTGTCGTGAGCCCGCCGGGACGGCCGGGCAGCAGCTCGTCAGGGCGCGCCAGCACCTCGCCGAGCCGACCGGGCTGCACGGACGGACGCAGATCCGGTACACCGAGCGCCAGCAGCTCGTCCGCGTGCGGCATCAGCGCCCGCTGCAGCTCCGCATGCTCCGCCAGTGCGCCTTCCCACCAGCGAAGATCTCCATCCACCGCGAGGCGATGCTTGAGCGGCTCACCGCCGTCCAAGGTCAACGACCAGGCGCGCCGGTCGTCGACGGCGACGACATCGGTCGTCCACCGGGACGACGCCCAGTCCCGCAGCGCGGACAGCAGCCGAGGCTCGTACGCCGTACCGCTCCCGTTGGCCTTGAACCACACCGTGCCGGTACTCGTCGGCACCCGCATCGTGGCGGACCACGGCATCAGCCGAGGCTCGGAGACCGGCCCGGTCACCGACTCCCCGGCCGCCGCCAGGCGCTCGTGGATCCAGTCGACGGCCTCGGCCCGCCAGGACGCGGTCGCCCAGACTTGCGGCGGCCGGACCGGAGCTGTCACGTGGTCAGGCGGTGAGCAGGTCGCCGATGCGGCGCAGGCCGGAGAGGTCGTGCACGTCGTCGGCGAGGGCGGGCACGTCGACGGTGGGGATCGAGCGATGGCCGCGGCGGAAGCGGTCGGCGCGTTTGGTGTCGCCGACGACCTGCTGCATCCGGTCCGCGTGCAGCCGCAGGACGGCGGTGGTCAGCTCCGACTTGCCCGCCTCGGCCAGCTTCTCCGCGGCCGCCAGCGAGCGCTCCGCCGACAGCTCCGGTGCGTGCGTCGTCGTCATCCGGTTCAGCACGACGCCGGCCAGCGGCATCCGCTCCTCGCGCAGCCGCTCGGTGAAGTACGAGGCCTCGCGCAGCGCGTCGTTCTGCGGCGCGGCCACCACCAGGAACGCCGTGTGCGGCTCCCGCAGCAGCGCGACGGTCTTCTCTGCCCGCTCGCGGAATCCACCGAACAGCGTGTCGAAGGCGGCCGCAAACGTCTGCACGTCGGTCAGCACCTGCGCCCCGAGCACCTTGTTCATCACCGACATCGCCAGGTTCACGCCGGCCGACATCAACCGCAGCGGCCCGCGCGCCGGCGCCAGCAGCAGCCGCAGGAACCGGCCCTCCAGCAGCGACGCCAGCCGTTCCGGTGCGTCCAGGAAGTCCAGTGCGGATCGCGACGGCGGCGTGTCCACGACGATGAGGTCCCACTCGCCGGTCCGCTCGGCCTGCTTGTGCAACTGACCGAGCTTCTCCATCGCCATGTACTCCTGGGTGCCCGCGAACGACGACGAGAGCGCCACGTAGAACGGGTTCGCCAGGATCTGCTCGGCCTTCTCCGGCGTCGCGTGGGCCAGCACCACCTCGTCGAAGGTGCGCTTCATGTCCAGCATCATCGCGTCCAGGCTGCCGCCGTTGGCGCCGTCGACGTCCTTGACCGCGCGCGGGGTGTTGTCCAGCTCGGTCAGCCCCAGCGACTGCGCCAGCCGCCGGGCCGGGTCGATGGTCAGCACGACGACCTTGCGGCCGCGCTCGGCCGCCCGCAACCCGAGAGCGGCCGCGGTGGTGGTCTTGCCGACCCCGCCCGACCCGCAGGTCACCACGATGCGCGTGGCCGGGTCGTCGATCAGAGCGTCCAGGTCCAGGGCGGTCACGGGCGCAGCTCCTCGGCCAGGTCGAACAGGGCGCCGTGGTCGATGCCGTCCGGCAGCAGGCCGAGCTCGGTCACTTTCTTGCCCAGGGCATCAATGCGGTCGCGGTTCTCCCGTTCCAGCCCGACCCGGACGGCGTGGTCGCGCGCCTCGGCGGCCAGCGTGCCCACCATCTCCTTGGTCGCGGTGATGCCGGCCGCCTTCAGTCCCCGGGTGAGCTCCGCGGCCGGCAGCTTCTCCTTCACCGCCAGCGCGAGCATCTCGTCGTCGAGCGGGCTGCGGCGGACCATGTTCACCACGATCGAGCCGATCCGCAGGTCCAGCGCCTCGAGCTGCTCGACGGCGTCCAGCGTCTCCTGGACCGGCATCTCCTCCAGCAGCGTGACCAGGTGGACCCGGGTGACGTCGGAGCGCAGCATGCCCATGATCGCGTCGGCCTGGTTCCGGATCGGGCCGACCTTGGCCAGCCCGGCGACCTCGTGGTTCACGTTCAGGAACGGGCCGATCCGGCCGGTCGGCGGCGCGTCCAGCACGACCGCGTCGTACGCGAGCCGGCCGTGCGCCTTGCGCCGGGTCGCCTCGTACACCTTGCCGGTGAGCAGCACGTCCCGCAGGCCCGGCGCGATCGTGGTGACGAAGTCAACCGCGCCGACCTTGTCGAGCGCCTTGCCGGCCCGGCCGAGGTGGTAGTACATGTCGAGGTACTCCAGCAGCGCGGCCTCGGCGTCCACCGCCAGCCCGAACACCTCGCCGCCCGCAGGACCGACGGCGATCCGGCGTTCGACGTACGGCAGCGGCGGGACGTCGAACAGCTGGGCGAGGCCCTGGCGGCCCTCGACCTCCACGAGCAGCACGCGCTTGCCCTGGTCGGCCAGCGAGAGCGCCATGGCAGCGGCCACGGTGGTCTTGCCGGTGCCGCCCTTGCCGGTCACCACATGCAACCTCGCCATGGTCCCCAGCGTAGGGCGTGGCCCACAGCACACCGACCGCGGCGGTGGACGGGGAAGCTATTGAGCGGGGGAGGCGCCCGTTAGAGTCCATCTCATGAAGAAGTTCGAGTACTTCACCGCGCCGCTGCTGGTCCACTCGACCAAGGAGATCCTGGACAACTTCGGCCAGGACGGCTGGGAGCTGGTCCAGGTCGTCCCGGGCCTGAACCCGGAAAACCTGGTCGCCTACTTCAAGCGGGAGATCACCGAGTCATGAGCCACCCCGAGGAGAACCTGGCCGAGCTCGGCCTGAAACTGCCCGAGGTCGCCAAGCCGGTCGCCGCCTACGTCACTGCGCTACGCACCGGCAACCTGGTCTACACCTCCGGGCAGCTGCCGCTGCGTGAAGGCACTTTGATCGCCACCGGCAAGGTCGGCGCCGAGGTGACCCCGGAGGTGGCCGCCGAGTGCGCCCAGCAGTGTGCGCTGAACGCCCTGGCCGCCGTCAAGGCGGAGATCGGCGACCTGGCCCAGGTGAAGCGGGTCGTCAAGGCGGCCGCGTTCATCGCCTCGACACCGGACTTCACCGGCCAGGCGCAGGTCGCCAACGGCGCCTCCGAGCTGTTCGGCCAGGTCTTCGGCGAAGCCGGTCAGCACGCCCGCAGCGCGGTCGGCGTACCAGTGCTGCCGCTGGATGCCCCGGTCGAGGTGGAGCTGATCGTCGAGGTCGCCTGACCGTACGCCGTACCGCTGCTTGCGCGCCGCAGCGCCAACGGCACCACCACGGCCTGCGCCACCCGGCGCTCGCAAGGGGACTGCGGTGCGTGCGGCGCATGGTGAGAGCGCCCTGCGGCGCTGAACCCAACATCACCGCGGGGCTTGTGCCGGACCCAGCACCACCGCGGCGCTTGCGCCGGACCCAGCACCACCGCGGCGCTTGCGCCGGACCCAGCACCACCGCGGCGCTTGCGCCGGACCCAGCACCACCGCGGCGCTTGCGCCGGACCCAGCACCACCGCGGCGCACGGGGCGGCGAGTGGCGCCGGGGTGGCGCGTCGATCGACTGGAGGTCGAGTGGCTCTCAGCTCCACGTTGCTGTCCGGCCGGATGGCGGCCGAGGCGCTGGCGCACGTCCGAGAGCGCCGTACGCCGGTCGAGCCACGTCCCGCCTCGACCGTCATCCTGCTGCGGGACGGCGACGGCGGGCCGGAGGTGTACCTGCTCCGGCGGCAGCGGTCGATGGCGTTCGCGGCCGGGATGACGGTGTTCCCGGGCGGCCGGGTGGACCCGACCGACTCGACCATCGTCGACTCCTGGTCCGGGCCGCCGCCGGAGTGGTTCGGGCAGCGGCTCGGCTGTGATGCCGAGACCGCCGCCGCGTACGTCGCGGCCGCGGTCCGGGAGACGTTCGAGGAGTCCGGCGTGCTGCTGGCGGGTCCGTCGGCCGAGACCGTCGTCGGCGACACCAC from Kribbella flavida DSM 17836 harbors:
- a CDS encoding phosphotransferase, encoding MTAPVRPPQVWATASWRAEAVDWIHERLAAAGESVTGPVSEPRLMPWSATMRVPTSTGTVWFKANGSGTAYEPRLLSALRDWASSRWTTDVVAVDDRRAWSLTLDGGEPLKHRLAVDGDLRWWEGALAEHAELQRALMPHADELLALGVPDLRPSVQPGRLGEVLARPDELLPGRPGGLTTAQYSALRGLAAEHNRWCAELTAGGIAPSLQHDDLHDDNVLLGRSGEYRFFDWGDASVSHPFGVLVGVLDNVGRDRRFTSAQVGRLRDVYLEPWTAEYDRAHLVADCDLALRVARTGRVLNWHRLLTPLRSAERIEYAETLADWLAESLAPPSP
- a CDS encoding ArsA family ATPase — encoded protein: MTALDLDALIDDPATRIVVTCGSGGVGKTTTAAALGLRAAERGRKVVVLTIDPARRLAQSLGLTELDNTPRAVKDVDGANGGSLDAMMLDMKRTFDEVVLAHATPEKAEQILANPFYVALSSSFAGTQEYMAMEKLGQLHKQAERTGEWDLIVVDTPPSRSALDFLDAPERLASLLEGRFLRLLLAPARGPLRLMSAGVNLAMSVMNKVLGAQVLTDVQTFAAAFDTLFGGFRERAEKTVALLREPHTAFLVVAAPQNDALREASYFTERLREERMPLAGVVLNRMTTTHAPELSAERSLAAAEKLAEAGKSELTTAVLRLHADRMQQVVGDTKRADRFRRGHRSIPTVDVPALADDVHDLSGLRRIGDLLTA
- a CDS encoding ArsA-related P-loop ATPase; translated protein: MARLHVVTGKGGTGKTTVAAAMALSLADQGKRVLLVEVEGRQGLAQLFDVPPLPYVERRIAVGPAGGEVFGLAVDAEAALLEYLDMYYHLGRAGKALDKVGAVDFVTTIAPGLRDVLLTGKVYEATRRKAHGRLAYDAVVLDAPPTGRIGPFLNVNHEVAGLAKVGPIRNQADAIMGMLRSDVTRVHLVTLLEEMPVQETLDAVEQLEALDLRIGSIVVNMVRRSPLDDEMLALAVKEKLPAAELTRGLKAAGITATKEMVGTLAAEARDHAVRVGLERENRDRIDALGKKVTELGLLPDGIDHGALFDLAEELRP
- a CDS encoding DUF4177 domain-containing protein gives rise to the protein MKKFEYFTAPLLVHSTKEILDNFGQDGWELVQVVPGLNPENLVAYFKREITES
- a CDS encoding RidA family protein, encoding MSHPEENLAELGLKLPEVAKPVAAYVTALRTGNLVYTSGQLPLREGTLIATGKVGAEVTPEVAAECAQQCALNALAAVKAEIGDLAQVKRVVKAAAFIASTPDFTGQAQVANGASELFGQVFGEAGQHARSAVGVPVLPLDAPVEVELIVEVA